The Aspergillus nidulans FGSC A4 chromosome VIII genome contains the following window.
AAGCAGCGCTGGTGAGCGCTTTCAAGCTTGAGCCAAGCTcacgaagagaagaaagaactATAGGGCTAATAGATATTGAAAGTGGGCGACAGGCTTTCTGGCTCAGCACAAGGCCATGGAAGTATGTAATCTGTAGCAAATTCTTATGTTGCTCCTGGCTCTTGAGTGAGGGCGAGTCCCAACACGAATCAACAAGGCAGAGCTTGCCCATTCAGGCGACAAGGCACTAATACAGAAGCGGAGTGTAAGGCACTTTGCCGATTATTACCGCGTACAGTAGGTGCTTGAAGACTCCAGCGGTTCTAATTGGAGGATAATGATACGGTACAAGTGGATTCAAGGCAATGGTAATAATGCCTCAAGGCCTTCCGGCTCTCTCGAGTCCCCCGTCCTTATGAGTGAACGACTATCCATTCATTATTTTCCTCCTGCTCTATCAACCCTCCTATCGATTCCCGTCGGTTACCGACTCCTAATTTGTCGCAGCTGAGAACTGAGTCTGTTCTTAAGACCTTCTCCTACTACAAACAATCGCGCTCTCCAGCTGCGCGCTCCCACTGGCTTTTGGCTAGTGACGTCTTATCCTATCCTCGACCCTTTCCGGACAGACGCGCCTGCAACGTGGCCGACGTTCGGCGTCGCATTTAAGTGCCCGCCCGATCAGCACGATTGTCAACTCCCGCGAACGCCTCCCTCTATCCCCATCTTTGCGGCCAGTTATCATCATGGTACGCTCGCtgccaaagaagaacaacCCGTTCGTCACTCCCGACGCGGCACCTCCCTGTAAGTTATCGCCTCCATGGGCGCAGGTGGCTATCGCGCTCTGATGTTCCGCACCCAGTCACTCTTGGGTTACTTGCGACTAATTACATATTTTTTCTCTCTTATTTTCAGATGAGGAATTGCTTATGCGCCGTCGTCTGGGAAAGACCAATCTTGCTGTTAAGCCCACTCAAGTGGGCACCTCAAATGCGACCAAGCCGGAAAATCTTGGACCTTTTGAGTATGCTCATCTGCGCGCACCTCTACCCAAGGACCTGAAAGGGTCCGAGATCTTCCCATCGCACTCcccgcagcagcatccagAGACATATTTTCTGATGGTAAGAGGACCTGAATCGCGCGACTTGAGCGTTCGCGAAGTAGATTCTAACTAAGCTGCCCTTCCCACAGCGACGAAGCAAGGACGGGTACGTGAGCGCGACTGGCATGTTCAAAATTGCTTTCCCATGGGCcaagctcgaggaagaacgaTCCGAACGCGAATACCTCAAGACGCGCCCAGAAACGAGCGAGGACGAAATCGCCGGAAATGTTTGGATCTCCCCAGTATTGGGTAAGGCAGACCAGCGCTGAATATTTGCAAACCGTGATCGAGACTCTAATTTTGTTATCCAATAGCGCTCGAGCTGGCTGCCGAATACAAAATGTACGATTGGGTCCGGGCCCTGCTTGACCCTACGGAGATCATCCAAAGCCCATCTAGCGCGAAAAAGCAGATCACGCCTCCTCCGAAATTCGAACTGCCGCCCATTCAAGCTCCAGAGGCACTCGTCCCTTCATCCCGTACGAGAAGCCGTCGATCAGCTTCTCCCAGCAAGAAAGCTGGCACCCCGCGCAAGCCCAGGCAAACTAAGGCACAGAAAGAAGCCGCTGTGGCGGCCACAAACGAGGCCAACGCGACACTTCAGAGTGCCCTGGATGACACAGTTTCAAATGCAGACGGTGAAATAAATGGAGACGTGTTGCCCAGTGTGGAAGACAAGAGAGAGCCGGAAACGTCGCccgtcaagggcaagaaagcagctgcaaaggcgaagaaacaGGCCGTTTCCGAGGAGGATCAAGAGGATAAAGTCAAGATCGAAATCAAGTCGGATGCTGCCGAAGGGAGCGATGTCCAAGCAGCCCAGACTACCATTTCCGTCGAGATGCCCATCTCTTTGCCAGAGGCTCCGTCTGCCGAAGACACACAAGAAATGATCGCGAAGGCCAAAGAAATGGTTAAGGAGGCTGTCAAGCTCCAGCAA
Protein-coding sequences here:
- a CDS encoding KilA-N domain-containing protein (transcript_id=CADANIAT00002575) codes for the protein MVRSLPKKNNPFVTPDAAPPYEELLMRRRLGKTNLAVKPTQVGTSNATKPENLGPFEYAHLRAPLPKDLKGSEIFPSHSPQQHPETYFLMRRSKDGYVSATGMFKIAFPWAKLEEERSEREYLKTRPETSEDEIAGNVWISPVLALELAAEYKMYDWVRALLDPTEIIQSPSSAKKQITPPPKFELPPIQAPEALVPSSRTRSRRSASPSKKAGTPRKPRQTKAQKEAAVAATNEANATLQSALDDTVSNADGEINGDVLPSVEDKREPETSPVKGKKAAAKAKKQAVSEEDQEDKVKIEIKSDAAEGSDVQAAQTTISVEMPISLPEAPSAEDTQEMIAKAKEMVKEAVKLQQEPAESSATAKKRGAEEAELGEEEEDEETKTLRTKRAKVLEEKLKRERVRNRALMGVTAAFALAASIPYFF